From Bos javanicus breed banteng chromosome 5, ARS-OSU_banteng_1.0, whole genome shotgun sequence, the proteins below share one genomic window:
- the MIOX gene encoding inositol oxygenase, which produces MKVAADPDPSLVSQPDMEPEAAKDKDSFRNYTSGPLLDRVYATYKLMHTWQTVDFVRRKHAQFGGFSYKRMTVMEAVDMLDGLVDESDPDVDFPNSFHAFQTAEGIRKAHPDKDWFHLVGLLHDLGKVLALAGEPQWAVVGDTFPVGCRPQASVVFRDCTFQDNPDLQDPLYSTELGMYQPHCGLENVLMSWGHDEYMYRVMKFNKFALPPEAFYIIRFHSFYPWHKFGDYQQLCNEQDLAMLPWVQEFNKFDLYTKSSSLPDVAALRPYYQGLVDKYCPGILCW; this is translated from the exons ATGAAGGTGGCTGCG gacCCAGACCCTTCCCTGGTCTCCCAGCCCGATATGGAGCCAGAAGCAGCCAAAGACAAAGACAGCTTCCGAAACTACACG TCTGGCCCGCTCCTGGACCGTGTCTATGCCACCTACAAGCTCATGCACACATGGCAGACCGTGGACTTCGTCAGGAGGAAG CATGCCCAGTTCGGGGGCTTCTCCTATAAGAGGATGACTGTCATGGAGGCTGTGGACATGCTGGACGGGCTGGTGGATGAGTCGGACCCCGACGTGGACTTCCCCAACTCCTTCCATGCCTTCCAGACGGCTGAGGGCATCCGGAAGGCCCATCCAGACAAGG aCTGGTTCCACCTCGTGGGGCTCCTGCACGACCTGGGGAAGGTCCTGGCTCTGGCAGGGGAGCCCCAG TGGGCAGTCGTCGGAGACACCTTCCCAGTTGGCTGCCGTCCCCAGGCCTCTGTGGTCTTCCGTGACTGCACCTTCCAGGACAACCCTGACCTCCAGGACCCCCTGTACAG CACGGAGCTTGGCATGTACCAGCCTCACTGTGGGCTCGAGAACGTCCTCATGTCCTGGGGTCATGACG AGTACATGTACCGGGTGATGAAGTTCAACAAATTCGCCCTCCCAccggag GCCTTCTACATCATCCGGTTCCACTCGTTCTACCCCTGGCACAAGTTCGGCGACTACCAGCAGCTGTGCAACGAACAGGACCTGGCCATGCTGCCCTGGGTGCAGGAGTTCAA CAAGTTCGACCTCTACACCAAGAGCTCCAGCCTGCCAGACGTGGCCGCGCTGAGGCCCTACTACCAAGGGCTCGTTGACAAGTACTGTCCTGGCATCCTGTGCTGGTGA